The genomic interval TATCTAGAAGTATCGCCAGAGCAGAAGCGTAAGGCGGTATCGATGATTGGTTGGTGAAGGTCAGAGCCATCTGCGAGCGCCTGATTATTTTTGAAAAGACTGCTTTTCACGGACAATGGCTCTGACTCATAACAGGTGCTGGCTTATCATCCTCCGCCAAAATATCACATTCTACTTGACTAAGACATTTGAGATGCATCTGTTCCAAATCGTTCAATACTGTACTCGCCTCAGTATCAAACTTGTAATATTCAGTTAAACTACTCAATCGATAATTAAAGAGCTGGTAATGATGTTTGAAATATAGCTCAACGTTGCTCCTGTGTTCCCAAGTACCAAGTATCTTGAGTTCCACACTTTTGTAGTGCGAGCGCAAATACCGCTTAATTTTTAGCATTCGTTCTTCAATCGGTCGCTTAGTCACACCAATTTTATAAAGAGTTTCACTATCACCCTCTACTTCTAAATAGTACAAGCGATGCTCCAGAATTCGTCTGAGCTGAGTTCGGTAAAGCCATAAATCAATTGAACGTTCTTTCAAATCCAGGGATTTAAGAACAAGAGCGAGTTCCACCTGTCGTTCTATATCAGATAATTTCTTGAGGAGAAGCGGCTCCTGAATCTGATTGAATTCTTTAAAGGGCAGCGCTCCTACTGGAATCTGGCCAAGCTATGTAAATTCGTAGCCGGGAGGATTTTGATAGGGATTCTTCTGTAATAATTTTGCTTTGATTAATGGCTTAAGGTCAACGGAGAAAGGAATACTCCAGCCATTCTGTCCGCATGATTTCCAAAAGGTTTTGGGCAATTGCAGTGGCTGACCTGATAGCTCAATATTGAAGTTGTCATACAGGGGAAGCTCCGGGAAGTCTCCCTTAACTGTCACAGAACGACAACTTGACTCAACACGAGCGAAATGATGTTCCTTGACTTGACCGATGCCCTATCAATTGTAGTGGTACAAGTTCCGACTCCTTTACAGGAAGAGGTGTACCAACCCCTTTGAAGAGTTTTGTAACGAAAAGTTTCATTTGGCATAAATTTGGCGCTTCATACCTGAGACAAAAATAGAGAGTTCGCCTTGGCTCTTTGATAGTTAAAGCGTAGGTTGCGGTAGTTATGTCAGACATCAATGCCTTAATTGACGAAGGTCTGGAGAGAATGCAAGACCTCTCCCAGGACGCGGATCGTGCCTTAGATGGAGTAAGTCAAATTGAGCAATTCTTAACAACCTTAACGGAAAGCCTTTCTAATACAGAACAGTCAGCTCAAGAAAGTTTTGAAACCTTAGGGAATAAGTTCACAGAGACCGAGCAAAATCTGGAGACCGAGTTACAAAATGCCAAGGAGGACTTGAACGAACTGCGGGAAAAAGCCGGGGCGTTAGAAACTCAGCTAGAGGAAATGGCTAATGAAATAAAAAGCCAGCTGAGTGACTTGAGGAGCCAGGCAGAAGAAATGCTTTCGCAAATCGAAGAAAAGGCGCAAGAAACCCAAGAAAATCTTAGTAGTTTATCCCAGCAGTCTCAAGAGTTTGAGTCTAATGCTGATAGTTGGGAAGATACTGCTACCAGTAATATTGAGGCGCTGCGTAAAGCCGTTGAGACAGCGAGAAATGGCTTCAACGAAAATCAGACTGAGTTGATGGAACAGTTCGGAACGCTTGAGCAGGAAATCGGCGAAAAGCTAGAAGTTGTGATGGAAGATTTTGGTGAATTGATGGAGGAGAATAATAACCAGTTAACAGAACTCGATAATGCTCTAGACACAGCTGCTAATAAGGCACTTACAGAGATAGGGCAAAAGTTTATGGAGGCTAACGGTGAGATTAATAATGCGGCACAACAATTGGCTGAGGCTCTATCAACTTTGGGTGAATCTAGTACAGACAATTGTGAGCAGATAAATGACAAGTTTGGTGAAGTTATAGACAAGATTGGCGAGGTGGTTGAGATTATTCAAAAGGTTATGCCAGTTCTAGAAGAGGTAGAGGAAAAACTGGGCTAGTTCATAGACTACGTGGATAAAGGAGAAGTAGAGGATATGGAAATCGTACTCTTGGTTTTTATCGTTGTTGGGTTTGGGCTACTTATTGCTAGTGCAAATGGAAGCAGAAAGTTCCGTCGTTCTAGTAGGCGTGGTGGAAGTAGCAACAACAGCTACATCGACTACGGCGGCAGTTCTAGTAGCGATTACGGTAGCAGTTCTGGTAGCGACTGCGGTGGCAGTTCCGGCGGCGACTACGGTGGTGGTAGCTCTGGTGGTGACTGCGGTGGGGGCAGTTAGTTATTGACTGAGCGATCGCATACTACACTCAAACCAGTTGGATTTACATTGCATTAATTTACAGCAAGAGATCGCATTCCAGAGCAGGTATCGAAACGAAAATTGTTTCCCAAGGGACATGGTGTAAATTGTCATGGCAGAGGTTGTAGAGCTTAATCAAACCGTTGAAGAAACCAGTGAGAGTTTAGATCGGCTTTTGGCTGTTCTTGAGCAAGCTTGTACTCAATTTGATGAAGTTTGTTCAGAAATTGAATCAGAAAGTGATGCTTTAAATGAAGGAACTGAAATAGCAACTCACTGGGAAGCATTAGCCCAAACTTTACAAGAGGCTGAAGATAATATTGAGAGTGCTGAAGCGGAAGTAATAGAGGAGTTAAAGGGGCTACAACAGGTCACGACTGAGGGAGTCGAAGGATTAGATGAAGCTCTACAAACCCTCGAAGAAATTCACAGTGCTTTGGAGACAGAGATTAATGAGAGTAAAACCAAACTTGAAGGAGAGATGACGGAAGTTGAAGAAGCTTTTGCTGAGATGGTAGAAGCGGTTGATCAGGTTGAAGAGTCTCTAACTGAGGCAATCAATGAAACAAAAGAGTCATTTAATAATTTGGATGAAGCCGTTACAGACCTTGAGCAACAAGTAGAAGCCTTTTCTGAAGTAGACACAGATTTTGAGGAATTGATTAGTGAGATTACTGAAAGCCAAGAAGAAGTAGAAACTGCCTTAACTGATTTCAGTGAACAATTGAGTCAGGGAGAGAGTGAGTTAACAACTTCTTTTAACGATTGTGAAACAGAAGTAACAGAATTGTTTGACACGTTCAAGACAGAAGTTGAAGAAATTGCTGACAACTATAAAGAGGAAAGTTCAGAAGTTCTCTCCGATCTGGGTGAGGAGTGTGAGAACACGTTCCAAGAGGAGATAGAAACGGCTGTCGAGGAGGTAACTGGAGAGGTAGTTGAGGTGATTCTTGGTGAGGTGGATGAGAGTGCAACGGTGATGAATTCAGGAGAAGATACGACGGCTGAATTGGAGCCAATCTTGGCAGAGTTAGAGGCGGCGGGAACAACAATGGTTGCTGTTAATGATGCGCTGGAAGAAATTGCTGTTGGTTGATGGCTCAATAACTCTGCCAGTTTGGCGACGTTCATTACGTTAGGGAGATTTGAATTATGAGTGGAGCGGCTGACTTAATGCCCCGCGTTGAGCAAGCTAGGAGCGGTCACCAAAGAGCTGAAGAACTGTTGTCAGAAGCCAGAGGAATGCTGGGCAAGCCTGAGGAGCAGGCTCCCCCACCCGAAGAGGAAGGAGGATGGTTCGACAAGCTCAAGGGCGCTAGTCACACGATTTTAGATGTAGCAGGTTTCATCCCTGTCGTGGGTACTGTAGCCGATTTAGCGAACGCAGGTTTGTATGCGGCGGAAGGTGACTATGCAATGGCGGCTTTATCAAGTGCGGCTGCTATCCCTTTAGTAGGTGATGCTGCTGCCGCTGCCAGACTAGGAATCAAGGGCGTAAATGCCGCTACGGATGCTGCTAGAGTTGCCGATAATGCCACGGATGCTGCTAGGGTGGCTGATACAGCTAGAGCTCCGCTAGATGATGTCTGCTTTGTTGCGGGCACAAAAGTACTTACAACCCAGGGAGCAAAACCTATTGAGTCTCTCATCATAGGTGATGAAGTTTACGCTCACGATCCAGTATCTGGGGAAAGAGCCAGTCACTGCATAAGCCATACTTTTGTTAGAACTGCACCTGTTGTCCTTGATATCCAGATTGGTGAGACAACAATCACTTGCACCCCTGAACACCCCTTCTGGATTCCGGATATTGGTTGGCAGAAAGCTGGAAAACTGGAGCTTGGTGATTCTCTTCTCACGAAAGCGAATCAAGTTGTTCAGGTTGACTCTATCAGCAGTCGAGAAGGCTCATTCACCGTCTTCAACATAACGGTAGATTGTCTGAACACCTATTTTGTCTCCCCTCTTGGCATTTTAGTTCACAACAAACCAGTACGGGTTAACCCACCAAGTCCCGCAGATAATTTGCTGGATAATGGTCGCCAGGTTCGAGGAAATTTTCCACAGACAGCTAGACCGAATGAGGTGTTATATCGGGAAGGTAGTGATGGACGTGTAACCCATTATCAAACATATGATCAGGATGGGTTACCTATCAAGCGAGTCGATCTGACAGGAAGACCTCATGGTGGTGTGCCGACACCACACATTTTAGAGTATACCCGTAACACAGATCCAGCTACCGGTCGAACCTTTGTCAACAAGCCAAGCCAAGTTCGTCCCGCTACACCTGATGAAATTCCAAATGTTTATTAAGTAATGTCTAGCTATACATCTGAGAGGAGCAAATGGAATCTGCACCGTACATTTTAGAAAAATTAATTTGGTCTGATGCTGATTTTGAACAGATGGGTTGGCACGATGCTTATGTTCATGCGATTGCAGCAATACCAGAAAATTTTGAATTGCTTTTCGATCTAGATTACATTGTCCAATGGATTAGCCCAGTTACACAAGATGAATATTTAACATTTTTGGTAGCACCAGCAACACTTGTTTTTAGAAATGTTTGGAATATAGAGTTACATCTAGAATCTCAATCTGGAGAGTTTTCGCTTCAGAATATTGACCGCCTGGATGAGCAGACTACACCAAACGAGAAGATGACGGATTGGCTATGGAAACTTGATGGAAATGAAGGTAGCTTGAGTTTCCGATCAACTGGCTATAAGCAATACTTTCGTAGGCAGCCAATTCTTACAAAATTCCAGCAGCTTAAGTTCGAGGAACGTGACGGTATATGCTTCAGCCGCACTGTTCCTTCAAAATAACTGACAGTATTCCAACGTTATCCTAAGAACATCTAAACATGAGTGCAACAGCAGAATCACTAGAACAAATGGCGACTGAAGTACCAGAAAAACTGAATACTTTAGTTGAGGAAACAAAAGAAGTTCAGACTGGCGTAGACGAGTTAGAAACTAGCCTTGAAGAAAAGCAATCCCAAGCAACAGAGCTTCTTAGTCAGATTGACACTGCTCTCGATGAACTTCAAACAGAAGCATCAACCCAGAAGACAGAGACACAACAAGCGGTAACTGAGTTAGAAAGCGATATTGAGACTTTAAAAACTGAAATCACTGAAGCGCAAGAGCAGCTAGTTAGTGAGATTCAAGAAGCTCAAGAAAAATTAACGGCTCTCCAAAGTCAGTTAGATGAAGGGCAGACAACTGTAGAGACGGCTGGTGAAGAAGTCGAGACGGCACTCAATGAGGCTCAGGAAAAAATTAATTCTAGTCAAGAACAGCTAGTCAGTGCCGTAGATTCGACTAAGCAGGAAGTTGATGAGCTGCAACAGAGCCTTGAAACGGCAAAAACAACTGCCAATGACCAAATTAACCAATTAACTGAGGAGATAAAAGAAACTCAACAAGAAGTCAG from Funiculus sociatus GB2-C1 carries:
- a CDS encoding GIY-YIG nuclease family protein; translated protein: MELALVLKSLDLKERSIDLWLYRTQLRRILEHRLYYLEVEGDSETLYKIGVTKRPIEERMLKIKRYLRSHYKSVELKILGTWEHRSNVELYFKHHYQLFNYRLSSLTEYYKFDTEASTVLNDLEQMHLKCLSQVECDILAEDDKPAPVMSQSHCP
- a CDS encoding polymorphic toxin type 24 domain-containing protein encodes the protein MSGAADLMPRVEQARSGHQRAEELLSEARGMLGKPEEQAPPPEEEGGWFDKLKGASHTILDVAGFIPVVGTVADLANAGLYAAEGDYAMAALSSAAAIPLVGDAAAAARLGIKGVNAATDAARVADNATDAARVADTARAPLDDVCFVAGTKVLTTQGAKPIESLIIGDEVYAHDPVSGERASHCISHTFVRTAPVVLDIQIGETTITCTPEHPFWIPDIGWQKAGKLELGDSLLTKANQVVQVDSISSREGSFTVFNITVDCLNTYFVSPLGILVHNKPVRVNPPSPADNLLDNGRQVRGNFPQTARPNEVLYREGSDGRVTHYQTYDQDGLPIKRVDLTGRPHGGVPTPHILEYTRNTDPATGRTFVNKPSQVRPATPDEIPNVY